A window of Dehalogenimonas sp. WBC-2 genomic DNA:
CCATCACCTGAAATGCCGTTCCTGCGGCAAGGTCATAGAATTACCTGAGGCGGCCCTCTCAAATCTAATTCAGACGCTACGCGAGACCCATGGGTTTGAAGCGGAGCTTAACCACCACGTCATCACCGGCCTTTGCCAGCAGTGCCGCGCTAACAACACACAAACCACTCTTTAAGGAGGACCCACGATGCACATACCCGATGGATTCCTGAATGCTGCAACGCTGGCTACCACCGGCGCGGCCTCAGCAGGGACGCTGGGGGTAGCGGTCAAGATGGCAGCCAAAAAACTGGGCGAAAAACAAGTACCGCTGATGGGCATACTGGCCGCCTTCATCTTTGCCGCTCAAATGCTCAATTTCCCGGTGGCCGGGGGTACCAGCGGACATCTGATAGGGGCGACCCTGTGCGTTATCCTGATCGGACCTTGGGCGGGGGTGATTATCATGTCCGCAGTGCTGATTGCTCAATCATTCATTTTTCAGGACGGAGGGCTGCTGGCCCTGGGAGCCAATATCTTTAATATGGGTATCGTGGCAGTTTTCGGCGCTTTTGTAATCTACAAGCTGACAATTGGCATCTTCGGTAGCAACCGGCGAGGTCAGATTATCGGCGCGGCGGCGGCCGGGTGGGTCTCAGTAATGCTGGCGGCACTGGCCGCTTCTATTGAGCTGGCAGTATCCGGCGCTTCCCCTTTCGGCATTGTCTTCCCAGCCATGGCCGGAGTGCATGTTCTGATAGGCATCGGCGAAGGGCTTATTACCGTCTTCGTAGTTTCCGCCGTACTGGCTTCCCGAGCTGATATTTTACAGATGGAGAGGATATAACATGAGCTTCAAGAAATGGTGGCTGATTAGTCTGGGGGTTGCCCTTTTGTTGGCTACAGTCTCTCCTTTGGCTTCCAGTTCGCCCGATGGTCTGGAACGGGTAGCGGAAGACCATGCATTCATTGATACGGCACAATCATCACCTTTTGAAATCATCGCCGATTATGTCTTCCCCGGCGTCGAAAATGAAGCCGCAGCCACGATACTAGCAGGATGGACAGGCGTTTTGGTCATGTTCGGCGCGGTTTATGGCTTCAGCTGGTTGATCACCAGAAAAAGAGCCTCGAAACCGTCCGTCTCTGGCTAAAGACCAAGGAGAATCATCACCGCCATGCGCCACAGTTTTTTAGATAAATATAGCGATCTTGAAACACCGATACACCGTCTGGATCCGCGTACCAAGTTGTTGCTGGTGCTACTGTTTATTGTGGCGGTAGTCATCACTCCAGCCGGAGGCTGGCTGGTCTTTAGCGCCTATTTTGTCTTGCTGGCTGCGGTTTTTACAGTTTCCGGACTGCCGCTGGGCTATGTATTGAAGCGGTCATTTATCATACTGCCTTTTGTTTTGCTGTTAGGTTTGATCAATGTCTTTACCCGCCCCGGCGCAGAAGTAATAGGTTTAGACATCTTTAACTGGCATCTTGGCGTCACCGACATCGGACTTATTTTTGTCGGTACTTTACTCCTTAAAAGCTGGCTGGCGGTTTTGGCGCTCATTTTATTATCCTCGACAACACCCTTACCCAATCTGCTAAAAGGCATTGAACGTCTGGGAGC
This region includes:
- the nikQ gene encoding NikQ energizing module of nickel ECF transporter (transmembrane component NikQ of energizing module of nickel ECF transporter), which gives rise to MRHSFLDKYSDLETPIHRLDPRTKLLLVLLFIVAVVITPAGGWLVFSAYFVLLAAVFTVSGLPLGYVLKRSFIILPFVLLLGLINVFTRPGAEVIGLDIFNWHLGVTDIGLIFVGTLLLKSWLAVLALILLSSTTPLPNLLKGIERLGAPKVLVMIMSFMYRYIFLLIDEVLRMKQARDSRSAGKISNLAQAKTVGNMIGTLFIRSYERGERVYGSMVARGFDGHPRSLNELAFSRNDAVIGAVFGVAIILPTVIRLTL
- the nikM gene encoding NikM nickel ECF transporter (substrate-specific component NikM of nickel ECF transporter), yielding MHIPDGFLNAATLATTGAASAGTLGVAVKMAAKKLGEKQVPLMGILAAFIFAAQMLNFPVAGGTSGHLIGATLCVILIGPWAGVIIMSAVLIAQSFIFQDGGLLALGANIFNMGIVAVFGAFVIYKLTIGIFGSNRRGQIIGAAAAGWVSVMLAALAASIELAVSGASPFGIVFPAMAGVHVLIGIGEGLITVFVVSAVLASRADILQMERI
- the nikN gene encoding NikN nickel ECF transporter (additional substrate-specific component NikN of nickel ECF transporter) yields the protein MSFKKWWLISLGVALLLATVSPLASSSPDGLERVAEDHAFIDTAQSSPFEIIADYVFPGVENEAAATILAGWTGVLVMFGAVYGFSWLITRKRASKPSVSG